Proteins encoded together in one Telopea speciosissima isolate NSW1024214 ecotype Mountain lineage chromosome 4, Tspe_v1, whole genome shotgun sequence window:
- the LOC122660268 gene encoding methyl-CpG-binding domain-containing protein 2-like isoform X1 — MQSHSDDAVPKVKEETDFTDTSSQSHLDDTFQKSVDVLEVDDEVQIIDDEGDQSSENASNQLVVYNPTSDTDQTEPFPEPIGYQPPPFPSDSTPHPPSRVLPSVGAFTVQCAICFKWRLIPTKEKYEEIRENILQQPFACETAREWRPDISCDDPADLSQDNSRLWAIDKPNIAQPPPGWQRLLRIRGEGSTRFADIYYVAPSGKRLRSTVEVQKYLLDHPEYATEGVTMARFSFQIPKPLQENYVRKRPARVPSSYDSPGQGISSPLEPREVNPLNWASPADGELLIGRGGLLNSCLDAPVLEPVTPPEKKRAKKPSNDMYSSTVYNQPQIKSESSNLFRNG, encoded by the exons ATGCAGTCACATTCTGATGATGCTGTCCCTAAGGTGAAGGAAGAAACTGACTTCACAGATACTAGTTCTCAGAGTCATCTGgatgacacttttcagaaatCTGTAGATGTTCTTGAGGTGGATGATGAGGTACAAATCATAGATGATGAAGGTGACCAATCCAGTGAAAATGCCTCAAATCAGCTGGTGGTTTATAATCCAACGAGTGATACCGATCAGACTGAACCGTTTCCTGAACCCATTGGATATCAGCCTCCACCTTTCCCTAGTGACTCAACACCACACCCCCCTTCGAGAGTTTTGCCCTCTGTAGGGGCATTCACCGTCCAGTGTGCTATTTGTTTTAAATGGAGGCTTAtcccaacaaaagaaaagtatgAAGAAATCCGTGAAAATATCTTGCAGCAACCTTTTGCATGTGAAACAGCTCGTGAGTGGCGGCCTGACATATCTTGTGATGATCCGGCTGATCTTTCGCAAGATAATAGCAGGCTCTGGGCTATTGATAAGCCTAATATTGCACAACCCCCTCCTGGGTGGCAACGACTTCTTAGGATCAGAGGCGAAGGGAGCACCAGGTTTGCAGACAT TTATTATGTTGCTCCATCAGGCAAGAGACTGCGCTCCACGGTAGAGGTCCAGAA GTATCTGCTTGACCATCCAGAGTATGCCACTGAAGGGGTCACTATGGCACGATTTTCATTTCAAATACCAAAACCTCTTCAGGAGAACTATGTTAGAAAGCGCCCAGCACGTGTGCCATCTTCATATGATAGCCCTGGACAAGGGATATCTAGCCCCCTTGAACCCAGGGAAG TTAATCCACTCAACTGGGCAAGTCCTGCTGATGGTGAGTTGCTGATTGGTAGGGGAGGTCTATTGAATTCCTGTCTTGATGCCCCTGTTTTGGAACCTGTTACTCCACCAGAAAAGAAGCGAGCCAAGAAACCATCCAATGATATGTACAGTAGTACAGTATATAATCAGCCTCAGATCAAGTCAGAAAGTTCTAACCTTTTTAGGAATGGATAA
- the LOC122659365 gene encoding uncharacterized protein LOC122659365, with the protein MAFNALHNGVTNHDLVKSLALDPVTTMPQVLDCCYQYANMFDIMKARKAVDGKVPEKKRASEKDEKSKDTKRARSDRDQSPDYTPLNTTRTKILMEVYDRGLLQWPRPMFSNPEDRNKNKYCKFHRDVGHDTENYRQLKREIEDVIQKGHLKRYVKEDTKDNPRGRDTMRNVRGRDDRARRGDDRDRQGNRRDDQREVRGNRDEANTSPTPAILTILGGPGQESARKAKAKARFVGVAEVPEKRARTEPEITFSDKDMEGLSWPHDDAVVVQVVIANRPVHRILVDMGASVDMLSYDAYLQFRIELGTLKPEAAPLYGFLGAPAPIEGSVELLLTVGTVPCQKTIKVNFVVVRVATAYNAILGRPSLNELGTVVSTKHLKVKFSTLNGVGKMPNGAEESLGMSHCVPERHQGQL; encoded by the coding sequence ATGGCCTTCAATGCCTTGCACAACGGGGTCACCAACCACGATCTAGTGAAGTCACTTGCACTGGACCCGGTGACAACCATGCCACAGGTACTGGATTGTTGCTACCAATACGCCAACATGTTCGATATCATGAAGGCAAGAAAAGCAGTGGATGGCAAAGTCCCTGAGAAAAAGAGGGCAAGTGAGAAGGATGAGAAGAGTAAGGACACCAAGAGAGCGAGGTCAGACAGGGACCAAAGCCCTGACTACACCCCGCTCAACACCACCAGGACCAAGATCCTCATGGAGGTCTACGATCGGGGCCTATTGCAGTGGCCTAGACCAATGTTCTCAAATCCTGAGGACAGGAACAAGAACAAATACTGCAAGTTCCACAGGGATGTCGGGCACGATACCGAGAACTACAggcaattgaagagagagatagaagatgTGATACAGAAGGGTCACCTGAAGCGGTATGTGAAGGAAGACACAAAGGACAACCCCCGAGGTCGTGACACCATGAGGAACGTCCGGGGAAGGGATGACAGAGCTCGTAGAGGAGACGATCGAGATCGCCAAGGCAATCGCCGAGACGATCAACGAGAGGTCCGTGGAAATCGGGACGAGGCCAATACGTCCCCGACCCCTGCCATTCTCACCATCCTGGGAGGACCAGGACAGGAGTCAGCCCGCAAAGCCAAGGCGAAAGcgaggttcgtgggagtggccgAGGTCCCCGAGAAAAGAGCACGCACTGAGCCCGAGATCACGTTCTCGGACAAAGACATGGAAGGGCTGAGCTGGCCACACGACGATGCTGTCGTGGTTCAGGTAGTcatagccaaccgacctgtcCACAGGATTTTAGTGGACATGGGCGCATCTGTAGATATGCTATCCTACGATGCATATTTACAATTCAGGATCGAACTGGGCACGCTGAAGCCCGAGGCAGCACCCTTATACGGATTCTTAGGCGCACCTGCCCCGATTGAGGGGTCAGTAGAGCTCTTACTGACGGTGGGAACAGTACCGTGCCAGAAGACCATAAAGGTCAATTTCGTGGTCGTTCGAGTAGCCACTGCCTACAACGCCATCCTGGGCAGACCCAGCTTGAACGAGCTGGGCACCGTAGTTTCCACCAAACACCTGAAAGTCAAGTTCTCCACCCTCAACGGCGTAGGAAAAATGCCAAACGGAGCAGAAGAAAGCTTGGGAATGTCACACTGTGTTCCTGAAAGGCATCAAGGGCAACTATAG
- the LOC122660268 gene encoding methyl-CpG-binding domain-containing protein 2-like isoform X2, producing the protein MQSHSDDAVPKVKEETDFTDTSSQSHLDDTFQKSVDVLEVDDEVQIIDDEGDQSSENASNQLVVYNPTSDTDQTEPFPEPIGYQPPPFPSDSTPHPPSRVLPSVGAFTVQCAICFKWRLIPTKEKYEEIRENILQQPFACETAREWRPDISCDDPADLSQDNSRLWAIDKPNIAQPPPGWQRLLRIRGEGSTRFADMYLLDHPEYATEGVTMARFSFQIPKPLQENYVRKRPARVPSSYDSPGQGISSPLEPREVNPLNWASPADGELLIGRGGLLNSCLDAPVLEPVTPPEKKRAKKPSNDMYSSTVYNQPQIKSESSNLFRNG; encoded by the exons ATGCAGTCACATTCTGATGATGCTGTCCCTAAGGTGAAGGAAGAAACTGACTTCACAGATACTAGTTCTCAGAGTCATCTGgatgacacttttcagaaatCTGTAGATGTTCTTGAGGTGGATGATGAGGTACAAATCATAGATGATGAAGGTGACCAATCCAGTGAAAATGCCTCAAATCAGCTGGTGGTTTATAATCCAACGAGTGATACCGATCAGACTGAACCGTTTCCTGAACCCATTGGATATCAGCCTCCACCTTTCCCTAGTGACTCAACACCACACCCCCCTTCGAGAGTTTTGCCCTCTGTAGGGGCATTCACCGTCCAGTGTGCTATTTGTTTTAAATGGAGGCTTAtcccaacaaaagaaaagtatgAAGAAATCCGTGAAAATATCTTGCAGCAACCTTTTGCATGTGAAACAGCTCGTGAGTGGCGGCCTGACATATCTTGTGATGATCCGGCTGATCTTTCGCAAGATAATAGCAGGCTCTGGGCTATTGATAAGCCTAATATTGCACAACCCCCTCCTGGGTGGCAACGACTTCTTAGGATCAGAGGCGAAGGGAGCACCAGGTTTGCAGACAT GTATCTGCTTGACCATCCAGAGTATGCCACTGAAGGGGTCACTATGGCACGATTTTCATTTCAAATACCAAAACCTCTTCAGGAGAACTATGTTAGAAAGCGCCCAGCACGTGTGCCATCTTCATATGATAGCCCTGGACAAGGGATATCTAGCCCCCTTGAACCCAGGGAAG TTAATCCACTCAACTGGGCAAGTCCTGCTGATGGTGAGTTGCTGATTGGTAGGGGAGGTCTATTGAATTCCTGTCTTGATGCCCCTGTTTTGGAACCTGTTACTCCACCAGAAAAGAAGCGAGCCAAGAAACCATCCAATGATATGTACAGTAGTACAGTATATAATCAGCCTCAGATCAAGTCAGAAAGTTCTAACCTTTTTAGGAATGGATAA